Genomic DNA from Klebsiella variicola:
GGTCAGTACTCCACAGCCGGCCGTCTGTAATGGCCCGACGGTTGAGATCAGCGGCGCCGATCCGCAGTATGAAACGCCGAACGCCACGGCGAATCAGGATTATGAGCGCGACGGTAAAAGCTATAAAATCGTTCAGGATCCGGCCAACTTTACGCAGGCTGGTTTTGCGGCGATCTATGACGCGGAACCTAACAGTAACCTGACCGCCAGCGGCGAAACCTTCGATCCGACCCAGTTGACCGCGGCGCACCCCACGCTGCCAATCCCGAGCTATGCGCGGATCACCAACCTCGCTAACGGCCGCATGATCGTCGTGCGGATTAACGATCGCGGCCCGTATGGTAACGATCGCGTTATCTCGCTCTCCCGTGCGTCTGCTGACCGTCTGAACACCTCGAACAACACCAAGGTGCGTATCGACCCCATCATCGTTGCGCCTGACGGTTCGCTTTCCGGTCCGGGAATGGCCTGCACCACCGTCGCCAAACAGACGTACGCCCTGCCCGCCCGACCGAATCTGGACGGCGGTGACACCACAGGTATGAACCAGCCTGCGCCTGCCGACGTTCGCCCGATCAGCAACAGCACGCTGAAGCCGGAAGACAGCGTCGGCGCGCCGGTGAACAGCGGCGGTTTCCTCGGCGCCCCGACGCCGCTGAACAGCGGCGTGCTGGAGAGTAGCGAGCCGGCAGCCACGACCGCCGCCACTGCGGCCCCTGCTGCTGCCGTCGCGACGCAAACGGCTCCCGTCACCGCGCCAGGCTCCATCCAGGGTAGCGTAGCGGCGACAGCGGCCACTGCCGCGACCGCCAGCGCCGTTGCCGCCTCCTCTACCGCCACCTCCAGCGCCAGCGGTAATTTTGTCGTCCAGGTTGGCGCAGTGAGCGACCAGGCGCGGGCGCAGCAGTATCAGCAGCGCCTGAGCCAGCAGTTCTCGGTGCCAGGCCGGGTCACGCAAAACGGCGCGGTATGGCGTATTCAGCTGGGCCCGTTTGCTGATAAGGCGCAGGCCAGCGCCGTTCAGCAGCGCCTGCAAAGCGAAGCGCAGCTGCAGTCCTTTATTACTCGCGCCAACTAAACGCCGCGGGCAGCCCGTTCACCTTGCGCATGTAAAAGTCATTAACAAACTCATGCGCAATGTCGGATGCTGGCCCGCAGAGCATTTGCTATAGTAAGGCACTTTTTTTAACTCCATCACGGATGCCGTTGTTCTGACCATGAAGACCTCTTTCACCGCTCGTTTACTCATCACGGCGCTCTCCGTTGCAGCGCTCTCCTCCGCTGCCCGCGCCGATGACCTGAATATCAAAACGATGATCCCAGGCGCCCCGCAGATTGACGCCGAATCCTGGGTGCTTATTGATTACAACTCCGGCAAAGTGCTGGCGGAAAATAACGCCGACTCCCGTCGCGACCCGGCCAGTCTGACCAAAATGATGACCAGCTATGTCATCGGTCAGGCGATGAAAGCGGGTAAATTCAAAGAGTCCGATCTGGTCACTGTCGGCAACGATGCCTGGGCCACCGGCAACCCGGTTTTCAAAGGCTCTTCTCTGATGTTCCTCAAGCCGGGGATGCAGGTTCCGGTTTCGCAGCTGATCCGGGGTATCAACCTGCAGTCGGGTAACGATGCCTGCGTGGCCATGGCCGACTATGTTGCCGGTAGCCAGGACGCCTTCGTCAGCCTGATGAACAACTATGTTAACGCCCTGGGCCTGAAAAACACCCATTTCCAGACCGTTCACGGCCTCGATGCTGACGGACAGTACAGTTCCGCGCGCGACATGGCGCTGATTGGCCAGGCGCTGATCCGCGATGTGCCGAACGAGTACTCTATCTATCGTGAGAAAGAGTTCACTTTCAACGGCATCCGCCAGCTGAACCGTAACGGCCTGCTGTGGGATAACAGCCTGAACGTCGACGGCATCAAAACGGGTCATACCGACAAAGCGGGCTACAACCTCGTCGCCTCTGCCACCGAAGGCCAGATGCGTCTTATCTCGGCGGTGATGGGCGGACGTACTTTCAAAGGTCGTGAGTCGGAAAGCAAAAAACTGCTGACCTGGGGCTTCCGCTTCTTTGAAACCGTCAACCCGATCAAAGCCGGCAAAGAGTTTGCTTCCGAACCGGCCTGGTTCGGTGACAGCGATCGCGCCTCGCTGGGGGTGGATAAAGATGTCTACCTGACCATCCCGCGTGGCCGGATGAAAGATCTGAAAGCCAGCTATGTGCTGAATAACACTGAACTGCACGCCCCGCTGCAGAAAAACCAGGTGGTCGGCACCATCAACTTCCAGTTGGATGGTAAAACTATCGATCAGCGCCCGCTGGTGGTGCTGCAGGAAATCCCGGAAGGGAATTTCTTTGGCAAAATTATTGATTACATTAAGTTAATGTTCCACCACTGGTTTGGTTAAAAATCGAACACTTGAAAGTGTGATTTCCATCCCCATATACTATTTATCCAAGTAACCTGATAACTCCCGCCCTTGGTGGGAGTTATTATTTTGTCGTAACACCGGAGCTGACATGAAAACCAAACTTAACGAACTGCTGGAATTCCCTACCCCCTTTACTTACAAAGTAATGGGACAGGCGTTGCCGGAGCTGGTTGATCAGGTGGTGGAAGTGGTACAGCGCCATGCGCCTGGTGATTACTCGCCGTCAGTAAAACCGAGCAGCAAAGGTAACTACCACTCGGTCTCCATCACCATCAACGCCACCCACATTGAGCAGGTGGAAACGCTGTACGAAGAGTTAGGCAATATCGATATCGTACGGATGGTGCTGTAACCTTTTCCCCGACCCGGCCGCCGTGCCGGGTCCTTTCATCCCCTTCCGCCCTGCTGTGATATACTCCCCGCCCTGAGTCCTCTCTTCCCGGCGGAGATGTTGTTTTGCAGCACAATAAAATTCTTATCCGGCAGCTTGGCCTGCAACCATACGAACCCATCTCGCAGGCGATGCATGAATTCACCGACGCCCGCGATGAAGACACCCTCGACGAGATCTGGCTGGTGGAACATCACCCGGTCTTCACTCAGGGCCAGGCAGGCAAAGCGGAACACGTGCTGGTGCCCGGCGATATTCCGGTGATCCAGAGCGATCGCGGCGGCCAGGTGACCTATCACGGTCCAGGACAGCAGGTAATGTATGTTCTGTTGAACCTTAAACGCCGCAAGCTGGGTGTGCGCGAGCTGGTGACGCTGCTGGAGCAAACGGTCGTTAATACCCTGGCCGAGTATGGCATCGAATCGCATCCCCGCGCCGATGCCCCAGGGGTCTACGTCGGCGATCGCAAAATCTGCTCACTGGGACTGCGGATCCGCAAAGGGTGCTCTTTCCACGGTCTGGCGCTCAATATCGCGATGGATCTCGCGCCATTTCTGCGCATCAATCCCTGCGGCTATGCCGGCATGGAGATGACGCAAATGCGCCAGTGGCAGCCAGAGGTGACTCCAGAGACGGTCGCCCCGCGGCTGGTCGCCAATCTGCTGGCGCTGCTGAACCATCCCCCGCACGAATATCTCCCCCAGCAGTAAACGGTAGATCAGCGCCCCGCAGGCAGCGGGGCGCTAAATGATTAACACATTATTTTTGCAATCAATTGTCACGTACGGGAGGCGGTGGGCCGCTATACTTGCCCTATCATTCCCAACCGGACTCATCGCGTGCCAGAGAATACGTCTCCGTCAGAATCCCCTGAACGACAGGATGAACGTTATGACCGCCAGATGTTTCGCATCCTGCGCAATATTGACCTCAACCTGTTAACCATCTTCGAAGCCGTTTACGTCCATAAAGGCATCGTCAACGCCGCTAAGATACTGAATATCACGCCATCGGCTATTAGCCAGTCGATTAACAAACTGCGGGCGCTTTTTCCTGACCCGCTGTTTATCCGCAAGGGGCAAGGTGTGATGCCCACCGCGTATGCTACCCATCTTCATCAGTACATCAGCCGGGGTATGGAGGCTTTCCTCAGTGCGCTGGATATCGCTGGTAGCCCCCACCAGCAGCGGGTGATCACTATCGCCACCACGCCAGGCATGGGGGCGCTACTGATACCCATCGTGGCCAGTGCGCTAAAACCGGCCTTTCCGCAGATCCTGTTGCACAACATCGCCATCACCGACGCCGCGCGGCAGCTCGACCAGCGCCAGGTGGATCTGTTAATTGACACTCATCTGCACAGCGGCCAGGCGATAAGCCATCATGTGCTGTACCAGGATCGGGTACGGATGTACTGCCGTGCTGAGCACCCCGCGCTGCACGGCCCACAGGATGAAGCCCATCTCGCTCAGTATGAATTTGCGCTGCTGCTTCCGGAAGGCCAGCGCTACCCCACCCTTCACCGCCGCCTGCAGGAAGAGATGGGCGAACGACGCTGCGGATTCAGCACCTTTAACCTGCTGACCCAGGCAGCCATGATCGCCGAGAGCGACATGCTGGGGCTGACCACCGAGCGCCTGTTCGCCATGGTATCCCGGCTCTGGCCACTGCAAACCCTGGATTTTCACTCCCTGCAGGACGAAAAAATTAATGTTGCGCTGCACTACAATAAGCAAAGCGGGAAGGAGCCATTGCTGAAAGAAATTATCGAGACGGTAATCCAGGCGTTTAAGGCGTAGCGCACGGAAAGGAAAAGGATAAAACAACAACTATTTTACAATTTGCGAGGCAGGCAGGCTGCTTTCTGCCCCTTTTCAATGGTATACTGCCTGCTCTTGATTCAAAAATAGTTGATAATTGCAACATTTCATTGAATTAATTCGCTTTCCTTCGTGACTCGCAACTGGAACACGCACGCTATGAGTAAACCCATTGTGATGGAACGCGGTGTTAAGTACCGCGACGCCGATAAAATGGCCCTTATCCCGGTGAAAAACGTGGCAACTGAGCGTGAAGCTCTGCTCAGAAAACCGGAATGGATGAAAATCAAACTTCCGGCAGATTCGTCCCGTATCCAGGGTATCAAAGCAGCGATGCGTAAGAACGGCCTGCACTCCGTGTGTGAAGAAGCCTCCTGCCCGAACCTTGCAGAATGCTTCAACCACGGTACCGCGACCTTTATGATCCTTGGCGCGATCTGTACCCGTCGCTGCCCGTTCTGCGATGTCGCGCACGGGCGCCCGGTTGCACCAGATGCGAACGAACCACAGAAGCTGGCGCAAACCATCGCTGATATGGGTCTGCGCTACGTCGTGGTCACTTCAGTGGACCGTGACGACCTGCGTGATGGCGGCGCACAGCATTTTGCCGACTGCATCAGCGCCATTCGCGAGAAAAACCCGTCGATTAAGATCGAAACGCTGGTTCCGGATTTCCGCGGCCGCATGGATCGCGCGCTTGATATTCTGACGGTAACCCCGCCGGATGTCTTCAACCATAACCTCGAAAACGTACCTCGTCTCTATCGTCAGGTGCGTCCGGGCGCGGATTACAACTGGTCGCTGAAGCTGCTGGAGCGTTTTAAAGAAGCGCATCCGGAGATCCCGACGAAATCTGGCCTGATGGTCGGTCTGGGCGAAACCAACGACGAGATCATTGAAGTGATGCGCGACCTGCGTCGCCATGGCGTCACCATGCTGACGTTAGGCCAGTATCTGCAGCCGAGCCGTCACCACCTGCCAGTACAGCGCTACGTCAGCCCGGAAGAGTTCGAAGAGATGAAAGCGGAAGCGATGGCGATGGGCTTCACCCACGCCGCCTGCGGTCCCTTCGTTCGCTCTTCCTATCATGCCGACCTGCAGGCTAAAGGAATGGAAGTGAAGTAACTGCCGCTTCTGCCGCTGCGCGCCTTTTCGCCGCAGCGGCCCCTCTCCGCTTCCTCTGCTTCCTCTGCTTCGCGTTTTCGTAACAGTTCGTTGCATCTTTTCTGCGCGGCATCGCCAAAAACGACAAAGGCCGCAACGATATTCGTCGCGGCCTCTTCGCCGTTCCGCCAGCATCCCTCCGGGGGGACGCATCGGATCAATTACTCTTTATGAGAGATCTTCTGCGCCGGCGCTTCTTCTTCCACGGTGGCTTTCTTCGCGCTATCGTCATCCTCGTTCATGGCCTTTTTAAAGCCCTTGATAGCCGAACCCAGGTCGCCGCCCAGCGTACGTAATTTCTTGGTACCAAACACTAAGATAATCAGTGCTGCGACTACCAGCAGTTTGGTAATACTAATCTCACCCATAGCTAACCTTCTTCTCTATACAAGCTGCGAATACGCCATCATACACGCATTTATCCGTCATATTGTAATCCACCTGTGCGTGGGCTGCGTGATTCGGCCCAGAGCCTTCCCCCTGAAGGAGTTAGCGCAGGGGTGTCCGTCCTGACGTGCACAGCGAATTATTAGGATAAACAATACGGGTATTTGACGCGCGGACACAATAGCAATCTGTAACAAGGTGAATCAAGCCCTGTTTAAAAAAACATCACAATAATTGCGGTGGCGCAAATCGTCGGTTCTGCAGTACCGGCAAACGCTCGCGAACCCGCGCAAGGTGCTCTGCGGAGACATCGGCAAAGATCAGTTGCGGTTCGCTCCCGGCCCCCGCCAGCGTCGTTCCCAGCGGGTCAACAATGCGGCTCTGACCAATATTCCGCGTCCCGCATTCGCCTGCCGCCACGATATAGCAGGTCGTATCGAGCGCGCGCGCCGCCAACAGCGTCGCCCAGTGGTGCTCTTTCTGTGGCCCTCTCACCCATGCGGTGGGCAGTACCAGCAGCTCAGCTCCGTTCAGCGCCAGCGATAGGGCCAGTTCCGGGAAGCGAAGATCGTAGCAGGTCATCAGGCCAACGCGTAACCCCGCCACTTCAATTACCGGCGGGATCTGCTGGCCAGGATCCACCCGCCGCGACTCCTGCATTGCGAAGGCGTCGTATAAATGCAGTTTGTGATAATGGGCTATTACTTCGCCATCCCGCAAGACCACCAGCGTATTGGTCGCACGGCCTTCTGCCGACGGCACATGCAGCGTCAGGACGGTGGTCAAACGGTTACGCCCGCTCTCAGCCAGCAGCAACTGCAAAAACTCCCCATCCAGCGGCTGAGCCGATTTCACTGACATATCCGGGTCGTTGTCATCTCGCGCCAGTAACGCCTCTGGCAGCACCAGCAGCGCCGCCCCTTCACGCGCAGCCTGTTGCATCATCGCCACACAGGTCTGCGCATTCGTCCGCCATACTGGCGTGACGGCAAATTGTCCTGCCGCTACCCGCATGTTTTTCTCCGGTCAGGTTATGAATAGCCAATCGCGCCCGTCGCGCGCTACACTTGAGGTTCTCTTATATCAAATAGCAGGAAACAACCGTGTTTCAACTTCTTTGCGCCGTTTTTATTGGCGGTGGCACCGGCAGCGTATTGCGCTGGTGGCTCGGCATGAAGCTCAACCCTGTGCATCATGCTATCCCGATTGGGACATTGACGGCCAACCTGGTAGGCGCCTTTGTGATTGGTGCCGGGCTGGCGTGGTTTAACCGTCTGACGGATATTGACCCGATGTGGAAGCTCCTGATCACCACCGGGTTCTGCGGCGGGTTGACCACCTTCTCCACCTTCTCGGCGGAAGTGGTCTTTCTCCTGCAGCAGGGGCGGGTGAGCTGGGCACTCCTCAACGTGATGGTGAATTTGCTGGGTTCGTTTGCCATGACGGCCGTCGCCTTCTGGCTTTTCTCGCAGGCCGCCAGCCGTTAACGATCTGAAAAACAGGCAAAAAAAAACCCGCGTTAAGCGGGTTTTTATATTCTACTGACGTGTTGGTTAGATAGCCATTACGTTTGCAGCAGAAGGGCCTTTGGCACCGTTAGTGATTTCGAACTCTACACGCTGACCTTCAGCCAGAGTTTTGAAACCGTTGGACTGGATTGCAGAGAAGTGTACGAATACATCTTTGCTGCCATCTTCCGGAGTAATGAAACCGAATCCTTTGGACTCATTAAACCACTTAACGTTACCTTTAATCTTAGACATCAAAATTACCTTTATATGAAAAATCGACACTAATGCTGTGTCGAGTATCAGTACACCAATTGTGGTACCTTTTGTCCAGTGCAACTTTGCTAAAAAGTGATAAAAGTCGCTATCTTTTTTAGTGGGTAACGCTTTAGTCCTTGTTTTTCCACAAGACACACCGCTTATCTCATTTATTGCTAAGACTTAGCGAATTAAAACTGTATACGAGCCCAGGCGAAGTAAACGTTACCGTTATTGTAGGTGCCGGGAATATAGGTCATCTGGAAAGTCGCCGGACCGTAACCTATTGACGCCAAT
This window encodes:
- the lipA gene encoding lipoyl synthase, producing MSKPIVMERGVKYRDADKMALIPVKNVATEREALLRKPEWMKIKLPADSSRIQGIKAAMRKNGLHSVCEEASCPNLAECFNHGTATFMILGAICTRRCPFCDVAHGRPVAPDANEPQKLAQTIADMGLRYVVVTSVDRDDLRDGGAQHFADCISAIREKNPSIKIETLVPDFRGRMDRALDILTVTPPDVFNHNLENVPRLYRQVRPGADYNWSLKLLERFKEAHPEIPTKSGLMVGLGETNDEIIEVMRDLRRHGVTMLTLGQYLQPSRHHLPVQRYVSPEEFEEMKAEAMAMGFTHAACGPFVRSSYHADLQAKGMEVK
- a CDS encoding deaminated glutathione amidase, whose translation is MRVAAGQFAVTPVWRTNAQTCVAMMQQAAREGAALLVLPEALLARDDNDPDMSVKSAQPLDGEFLQLLLAESGRNRLTTVLTLHVPSAEGRATNTLVVLRDGEVIAHYHKLHLYDAFAMQESRRVDPGQQIPPVIEVAGLRVGLMTCYDLRFPELALSLALNGAELLVLPTAWVRGPQKEHHWATLLAARALDTTCYIVAAGECGTRNIGQSRIVDPLGTTLAGAGSEPQLIFADVSAEHLARVRERLPVLQNRRFAPPQLL
- the cspE gene encoding transcription antiterminator/RNA stability regulator CspE; this encodes MSKIKGNVKWFNESKGFGFITPEDGSKDVFVHFSAIQSNGFKTLAEGQRVEFEITNGAKGPSAANVMAI
- the ybeD gene encoding DUF493 family protein YbeD, with amino-acid sequence MKTKLNELLEFPTPFTYKVMGQALPELVDQVVEVVQRHAPGDYSPSVKPSSKGNYHSVSITINATHIEQVETLYEELGNIDIVRMVL
- a CDS encoding YbeF family transcriptional regulator encodes the protein MFRILRNIDLNLLTIFEAVYVHKGIVNAAKILNITPSAISQSINKLRALFPDPLFIRKGQGVMPTAYATHLHQYISRGMEAFLSALDIAGSPHQQRVITIATTPGMGALLIPIVASALKPAFPQILLHNIAITDAARQLDQRQVDLLIDTHLHSGQAISHHVLYQDRVRMYCRAEHPALHGPQDEAHLAQYEFALLLPEGQRYPTLHRRLQEEMGERRCGFSTFNLLTQAAMIAESDMLGLTTERLFAMVSRLWPLQTLDFHSLQDEKINVALHYNKQSGKEPLLKEIIETVIQAFKA
- the dacA gene encoding D-alanyl-D-alanine carboxypeptidase DacA, with the translated sequence MKTSFTARLLITALSVAALSSAARADDLNIKTMIPGAPQIDAESWVLIDYNSGKVLAENNADSRRDPASLTKMMTSYVIGQAMKAGKFKESDLVTVGNDAWATGNPVFKGSSLMFLKPGMQVPVSQLIRGINLQSGNDACVAMADYVAGSQDAFVSLMNNYVNALGLKNTHFQTVHGLDADGQYSSARDMALIGQALIRDVPNEYSIYREKEFTFNGIRQLNRNGLLWDNSLNVDGIKTGHTDKAGYNLVASATEGQMRLISAVMGGRTFKGRESESKKLLTWGFRFFETVNPIKAGKEFASEPAWFGDSDRASLGVDKDVYLTIPRGRMKDLKASYVLNNTELHAPLQKNQVVGTINFQLDGKTIDQRPLVVLQEIPEGNFFGKIIDYIKLMFHHWFG
- the tatE gene encoding twin-arginine translocase subunit TatE, which codes for MGEISITKLLVVAALIILVFGTKKLRTLGGDLGSAIKGFKKAMNEDDDSAKKATVEEEAPAQKISHKE
- the lipB gene encoding lipoyl(octanoyl) transferase LipB, with the protein product MQHNKILIRQLGLQPYEPISQAMHEFTDARDEDTLDEIWLVEHHPVFTQGQAGKAEHVLVPGDIPVIQSDRGGQVTYHGPGQQVMYVLLNLKRRKLGVRELVTLLEQTVVNTLAEYGIESHPRADAPGVYVGDRKICSLGLRIRKGCSFHGLALNIAMDLAPFLRINPCGYAGMEMTQMRQWQPEVTPETVAPRLVANLLALLNHPPHEYLPQQ
- the rlpA gene encoding endolytic peptidoglycan transglycosylase RlpA, with the translated sequence MRKQWLGICIAAGLLAACSSDDVQQKTVSTPQPAVCNGPTVEISGADPQYETPNATANQDYERDGKSYKIVQDPANFTQAGFAAIYDAEPNSNLTASGETFDPTQLTAAHPTLPIPSYARITNLANGRMIVVRINDRGPYGNDRVISLSRASADRLNTSNNTKVRIDPIIVAPDGSLSGPGMACTTVAKQTYALPARPNLDGGDTTGMNQPAPADVRPISNSTLKPEDSVGAPVNSGGFLGAPTPLNSGVLESSEPAATTAATAAPAAAVATQTAPVTAPGSIQGSVAATAATAATASAVAASSTATSSASGNFVVQVGAVSDQARAQQYQQRLSQQFSVPGRVTQNGAVWRIQLGPFADKAQASAVQQRLQSEAQLQSFITRAN
- the crcB gene encoding fluoride efflux transporter CrcB, giving the protein MFQLLCAVFIGGGTGSVLRWWLGMKLNPVHHAIPIGTLTANLVGAFVIGAGLAWFNRLTDIDPMWKLLITTGFCGGLTTFSTFSAEVVFLLQQGRVSWALLNVMVNLLGSFAMTAVAFWLFSQAASR